ttttattatgtGAGGTAAGAGTCCAAATAAAGTTTTTTCCATATAGATATCCAAATGTCCTAGCACcagttttttgaaaagacttttttctCCACTGATGCATGTCCTGGAAGACttgtaaaaaatgtatatatgtgtatatatatatatatatatatatatacacacacacatatatatatgtgtgtatatatattacataaatggATCAAACTCTACACACAGTCCTATATTCTCCTATTTTCACACAATACTGTTGGCACATATGGCCTAttaatggctgcatagtatttcattatatggacATACCATAAAGAATTTAATTTCCTTATAGCACACATTTAGAGAGTAACCAGGTTTTGTTATTGATGTCATTAAGGTGCTGTAATAAACATTTTGTTCAAAGTGAGTGccagttgtttattttctaaagaTAAATTGCTAGGAGTGGGAATAGCTGGGCTAAGGTGCAAGGCCATTTTAAAGTTCGCCTTCTGTAAGGTAGTACCAATTTTCACTCTCCCTCGCAGTATGTAAACCTGTTTCTCCAcctgtttctccacattctcaccaaaagTAGCCATTATcgatcttttaaaatctttgctaagttgagtgaaaagaaaacatttctaattatttttaaaaaagttaaacagcTTTGTACTATATCCTTATTGGCTATTTTACTGTTTTTGGATGGCCTGTTCAAATCTCCCATTTTTCTTCTGAGGTTATCTTTTCTTATtggtttataaatatatgtatgttatgATAACAGAGTGTTATTTCGTAGTTTCCCTAGTTTGGCTTTTCTCATGTTCTTCTGAGCACCAGTTTGAAGTCAAACAGTACTAGGAGTTCAATTCTACCcgacaacaaaagaaaacctcTGCTGTTCAGGGCCCAGGTGGGCGGGGCCAGCGTGTTCCGGACAGGTTGGCCCCGCCCCGTCCCACGCCTCCACTCTCGAGGGGGCGGGGCCAAAGGACGCTCCGTCTGTGCGCGCAGTTGCCACAGCAGCCTTGGGGCGGGAGGGTGGAGCTTTCCAGCTTCTGCACCCGCGGAGAAACGAAACCTAGGCGCGCAGTTGCCACAGGAGCCTTGGGGCGGGAGGGTGGAGCTTTCCAGCTTCTGCACCCGCGGAGAAACGAAACCTAGGGTGCGTGACGTTGACGTGTGACGCCAGTCGGGCCTTGAGGCGCATGCGCAGAGCGTGTGTCAGGGCTTTCGGGTCGCCGTCTGCCGAGTTTCGGCGGCGGCGCGCCCTGGAGGAGTGCTGCTCCGCCAGTCCTGCCCCACCAGAGTAAAGGGGGCgggtccctgcctccctcccggcCTCCCGGCGCGCCACCTCCCTTCCCTGTGTCGGGGGCACAGAAGGCCTGAAGGAGCGACGCTCCCGGAAATCATCCCCACGAGCGGAAGTGGAGAATGCCCACCTCGAGTGAGGAGAGGGAGTGAAGCGCAGCCTCTCTAGACTCTGGGGCCTGAGGTGGGCGTGAGCGAAGGTAATCCAGTCCCTGGTTCCGAGCCCGGGTCCTCCTTCGACTTTCCAGTGGGTTAGGCAGGGGCTGGAACTGAAGTTCCTCCGGGTCAGACACCGGGCCGCTCGAATGGAGCTTGGGACTCACTTCCACCAGAGGAAACTAGGTCTTGGGAGCTCCTCGCCCAGAGTAAAGCGCTGGATACACACTAGGCATTATTTTCACCGTTACTAGGAGGAGGAGTTGGCGGAAACACTTCTAAAACTCTCGTTTAAGTGTTGGTTGGAGGAGTAACAATTGTATATGAGGTCTTGCGGGTTTGGGGTTAGGCCGGCGAATTTTGCGGGTATTCCCTTCGTGGCTTTGAGCAGGGGGTCTCCATGACTTCCTACTCGACTCTGCAAAACAAGAATGGTAATACTGACCCTCGTAGCAGAATTGTGATGCCACAAAGCTCTTTGGAGTGCTTAATGAGAGGGACAGAGGAACACATACTGGAAACTTTTCCCTTATATCCAGTAAACCACaagcatttttgttgttgttatgcaTTGCCGTGCTAGAGTGACGTTGAAGTGCGTTAAGACATTCAGAACCTAATCGGAGGAGTGCCTTTTGTGCTAATCTGATATCCCTTCAATTATTcgataaatacttattgagtgcttactgtgtactGAGTGCTTACTGTTCTAACTTCTTGGGATGATAAGtgagtaaagaaaacaaagatcccTGCCATGTGGAGCTTAGGTTGTAGTTTTGGGGAGACAGTAAACAGtaaacataaataagtaaattatgtgTTAGAAGGAAAAGAGTgccatggaaaaaagaaaagaaaatacagcaaGGTTTTTATCTTTACTTTACCATTGGTAATGCAAGATGCAATTTTTAATTAGGATGTCAGGGTaggcttcacagaggaagtgACACTTGAGTAAATTtttgaaggaggaaggggaagtaACTATGCAGATATCTGAGGGCAGAACATTCCAGCCGGAGGGACTAACTCGTGCATAGACTTTCCCCTTGCAGTGTGTCTGAGGTCTTACCTGAACAGCAAGAGAGCCTGTGTGGCTGGAACACAATTAGTAAGAGGGGTAGTACCAGAAAATTAGGTTAGAGACGGAGTGGGCGGTGGAGGACAGGTATCTTCAAGGGCCTTGTAAGCTACTGTAAAGACTTTGGCCCTTACTTTGAGATGGGGAGCCACTGCAGCCCAGTTTTGAGCAGAGCAGGGATACAATCTAACTTAGGTCTTACAAAGTTACTGTGGTGGGTATGTTTCAGAGTAGTGTAGGAGGCAAGGGTAGAAGCTAAGAGACCAGTGAGAAGGCTATGGGAGTAATCCAGGAGAGAGTTGACAGTGTCTACAATCAGGAGGCTGATAGCTGGAGGTGGGTGAGAAGCAGTTGGATTCTGGGAATTTGATAGTAGGAAACAATGTTTGGATAATTTGTGGATTATTGACCTGAACATTATTCAATACaatatacaatttatatataaatatatataattttgtctgTGTTCCACAGGTATAGTTGGGAAGAACAATGGAGTGTTTCAATCACTTAGTTTTTTCCTGTGAAAATAATTACCTATTAGCTTAAGTAAGATTTCAGAGCTTACCTACAACCATTCATTAGTGTGTGAAGTTAATGACTAAAATCAGACTTTTTCCAAAATAGAATATAGTTGAAATCTGAAAGTTGTAGTTTCTAGTTAGCAAAGTGTGAACTAGGACAGAATCACTTGTTGTAGTAAACTTTCATTTGCTTTTACTTAGGATTTTAGTGAATGCCTCCTTTTTGCCATCTTTCAGAAGTTTGTCTAAATATAGCTtctaacagttaaaaaaaatctaaggtaagaaaaatatattaatgggTAACTGTGACTATTATCCGCAATTTTTGTGCAATGTGTAAATATATGGTGGCAAACAGAAATGGCTAAGAAGATCCTTGTTACTTTAAGAAGTTTACAAGCTAGTAGAGTTGACAGACTtgtaaataatttaaacaaaatgtagaaGGATGAAAAAAGTGttaagaggagagtacaaatgctaATAGAATACAGTCTTCTGGCTGTTACTGTGTTTATTGTATTGCTCGCTCACCTTTATCTCCCATTTTAATCTTCAGACCGTTGTAGAATGTATTGAATATGCTAAGTAAATGCAGTAGTCATGAACTGAAGCACCTGTTGATTAACATTGTGCCAACAAGTACCATGTAATACTCATTGCTGTATCTGCTGGTGTTTAGAACTTTTCCAACACTATGCCATTAAGCCTTGCTTCTTTCTCTTGTACCCCTATCCCTTTCCATTGGACAGGTGTTTTTGGTTTCTTAGGCAGTGTTAGAACACAGAATGTAGGGTTACTATTTGTAATTTGTATATTCATTAAGGATATTTCTTCAGTTTAAAATTATTCTATCAAAGTGTATTAAGTTTTTGTgacaaaagaataatattttataatacaagCATGGAGCTGTCTGACCAACCATATAAAGCAGGGAGTAGTTTAGAGACATGTTGGGGTGAACTATAGGTCAGTTTCAACATTGATCAGGAGGCTAACCTGTCAGGTACACCACAGTTGACAAGCAATATGGTGATGAGTGTTTGCTGGTAGCCTGTAAAGACGATTGGATACCACCAAACTGTGTGATTTagcaagagagagagatctggacAGAGGACATATTTGGCAATCTTCGTAGGTGAGTAAGTGGGTGGTGGCAGAGAGGTCTGGTAACAGAACCAGTGCTGGGTTCAGGTGCAGGAACCTCTCCTGGAAGGAAGTGAGATTTGGGGGGAGCTAAAAAAAGCTTAAAGTCACTTGTTAGAGTTTGATCAAAGGTCATGTTCAGGGATGAATCTTAGTCTAAGTAAGTGTTTGGGGCCCTGTGGGCAGTGTCTCAGTGATGGGTAGAGGAGAACTTTGGAGAGGAGCTAAGTGCGTTACTTTGGTAATAAGAGCTGCCGTTCACTGATGAATATTCTTTGGTATATGCTTTTTATATGCTAGCATGTTTTATCctcatctaaaaaaatgatacctcaatttttaaaataagaaactgaGATGTAGAGTTATTTGCTCACAGCCACTTACTAAGCTGTAAATGGCAGtgctgggatttgagcccaggtctaTCGGATAGCAGAGCCTTTATTCTTTATTCCAGATTGCCTCATCATGTAATGAATTGTGCTGACATCAGTCTTCCCATTTTTCGTGGGTTGTCATGATTGTGATCCAGTTTGCTGTGGATGAGATTTCACTCACTAACAAATTTGATTCATTtaattgtgtgttttctttttctagattttaatttaatttgaaaatgagTAAGTGCAGAAAGCTGCcactgggttcaagtcctgagaCATTCAGTCCAGATGTTCTTGCTGATATATTTGAACTCTTTGCCAAGAACTTTTCTTATGGTAAGCCACTTAATAATGAGTGGCAGTTACCAGATTCCAGTGAGATTTTCACCTGTGACCACACGGAATTCAATGTGTTTCTTGATTTGAAGAACTCCCTGAATGAAGTAAAAAACCTACTGAGTGATAAGAAATTGGATGAGTGGCATGAGCACACGGCTTTCACtaataaagctgggaaaataaTTTCTCATGTGAGAAAATCTGTGAACGCTGAACTTTGTACTCAAGCATGGTGTAAGTTTCATGAAATTTTATGTAGCTTTCCACTTATTCCACAGGAAGCTTTTCAGAATGGAAAACTGAATTCTCTACACCTTTGTGAAGCTCCTGGAGCTTTTATCGCTAGTCTCAATCACTACTTAAAGTCCCATCGATTCCCCTGTGATTGGAGTTGGGTGGCTAATACTTTGAATCCATAccatgaagcaaatgacaatctTACGATGATTATGGATGACCGACTTATTGCAAATACCTTGCATTGCTGGTACTTTGGTCCAGATAACACCGGCGATATCATGACCTTGAAATATCTGACTGGACTTCAGAATTTCATAAGCAGCGTGGCTACTGTTCACTTGATCACTGCAGATGGAAGTTTTGATTGCCAAGGAAACCCAGGTGAACAAGAAGCTTTAGTCTCTTCTTTGCATTACTGTGAAGCTGTCACTGCTCTGATGACTCTTGGAAGTGGTGGCTCTTTTGTTCTGAAGATGTTTACTTTGTTTGAACATTGTTCCATAAACCTGATGTACCTGCTGAACTGTTCTTTTGACAAAGTCCATGTTTTCAAACCTGCTACCAGCAAGGCAGGAAACTCAGAAGTCTATGTGGTATGTCTCTGTTATAAGGGAAGAGAGGCAATCTATCCTCTTTTATCTAAGATGGTGCTGAATTTTGGGCCTGAAATGACCAGGAAAGCTCTCTTTCCCCATCACATGATTCCCGAATCTTTTCTTAAAAGACATGAAGAATGTTGTGTGTTCTTTCATAAATACCAGCTAGAGACTATTTCTGAGAACATTCGTCTGTTTGAGTGCATGGGAAAAGGGGAACAAGCAAAGCTGAATAGTTTAAGGGACTACGCTGTTCAGTATTTCATGAAAAAGTTTCAATTGAAGCCTCTTTCCAGAAATAATTGGCTAGTGAAAAAATCTAATATTGGTTGTAGTACAAATACAAAATGGTTTGGGCAGaggaacagatattttaaaacctaCAATGAAAGGAAAATGCTGGAAACCCTTTCATGGAAAGATAAGGTGGCCAAAGGGTACTTTAATAGTTGGGCTGAAGAACATGCTGCATATCATCCTGGGCAAAGTGCTCGTTTAGAAGGGACAGCTTCCAGTCTTGAGTGTCACTTATGGCAGATTTTACAGGGAAAGAAACTGCCAAGGGTAAACTGTTCTCCTTTTTGTGATTGTGAAATTTTAAAGGCTCTTAATGAAGCAATTGAAAAGTCATTGGGAGGTGCCTTGAATTTGGATTCCAAGTTTAGGCCAAAACAGCAGTATTGTTGTTCTTGTCACGTTTTTTCTGAAGAATTGGTATTTTCTGAGTTGTTTAGCCTTACAAAATGCCTTCAGGATGAGCAGGATGTAGAACCCAGCAACCAAGTAAAGTGCCTGCTTGTGGGTTTTCCAGCTCTCCAACATGTCAAAATACATATACCATTGAAAGTTCAACTCTTGGAATCAGCTGAACTCATGACTTTTAGCTGTTCATTGCTTCATGATGGAGACCCAGCTTACCAGCAGTTATTTTTGGACTGCCTTCTACATTCATTGCAGCAGCTTCATACAGGAGATATTATGATTTTGCCTGTACTTTCTTGTTTTACAAGATTtatggctggtttgatcttcatACTCCACAGCTGTTTTAGATTCATCACGTTTTCTTGTCCCACATCTTCCGAGCCCCTGAAGACTTGTGCAGTCCTGCTTTGTGTTGGTTATCAAGACCTTCCAAACCCAGTTTTGCAGTATCTGCAGAACGTGAATGAATTGTTGAGCGCTTTGGTTAACTCCGATGCACCCCAGCAGGTTTTACAGTTTGTGCCAATGGAGGTGCTCCTTAAGGGCACactactttattttttgtgtgatcTGAATGCTACCATTGCTAAAAGGCATTTGCATTTGATTAttcaaggagagagagaagaaatcagCAGCAGCCTTCAGTTATGAAGTTGAACTTGTCCTTTCTGAGATTTAACTTCATGACTTCTTGCAGTTTCCGTTGGTATTGCATCCCTTTGCTATTAAtttaaaaccttttattttgaggaaaGGCCAACTTTTGCATcatttaaagtttcattttttctggaaagCCATCAGCTAGTTCTGACCTCTCGGGTATATACACTCGCACACATAGAGTTTTCTATGTGGTAGAATATATGCAGTGATGATATGCAACCTCAAACATGAGAAGTGTGTATGAGCTTGGGGTGGACACACCCATGCTTGCATATGCAGTTTATTCAGTTGGTCTTATTTATCTGCTTAAGATTTGCACCTGTGTGCCTTCATTCagattagatttttttccaaCTAATTTTCTCTCAGTGGCTAATACTGTTAATGAATTGATAGAGGTCTTTGATGAAAGGAGGTGAGCCACTACTCAGCAGCACTAATTTCCTTTAATACTGACCATGTCAGTTATGGATATGTGGAATTCATCATGCCAGACATCTTGATACATGCCATTCATTGCCTTTAGGCCATCAATCCAGTTTGCTTCTGTGTTCAAATGAAGCTGCTGtgctgttttataaatattttactgaaCCACAACCATCTAACTAGAAAGGATATAAAGACAGCTTTGAACCAAAgatcatgtttaaaaaaatgaaaaattattgtgTCTAAAACACTCCTATATGAGTGAAAAGTTTCGCTTAGCAATAGTGTGTAATTTTTAACTTCTGGAAAATAATCTGtgaacaaaaagattttttttaattgcaaagtaATGTTTATGGTCTCATAATGCGGACATGTGAACGTGATGAATGTAGTGAGTACTGAAGAGAAATTTTAACACTTTCAGAATGATGGTATAacattgaaaaatttttaattttcattctttttttcagtaTGAAAGTAGCACTTTACTGGAAGATTAACCATGAGATCGTTACTTTATCAATTACGTTTGATTTCTTTTGAATTATGTGTATTTGTCAGTATAAATGGGCTATTCTCGCCAAATGAATTCAGCAGATCTTTGTTACTTTGAAATTCTGCAAAGTGAAGAGTATGTGTATTGTCACGTGCATTTTAGACATTTTTGTTAGTTAtatgaaaagtaaatatattcTCTGATGTATTTGGTTGACAAATATTAATCTGAATTTTTTCATGTCCTTTGCTATTTTGAGTTCCATTATAGATTTATGAATAAAGTCATTAGCAGAGAGATtctgtgttcatttttttaaagagaatcatgggggaagttaaaaatataacttggaaacacattttttttaaaggaaggtttGAATGAAAGTTAATGTTCCTTCATTTCCTCTGATTTGTATTCATTAAAATTTAGTTCTTAATATTGCAATATTTATGGAAGCTCTGCTTCAGGAAAGAAAGTGAATActtaagggagggaggaagagggtagATCTACTTCTTGTCAGGGAGGGTGTGGAGTACTAGAGGTAGATTTCTGAAAGAAATGTGATTTTCTTCTTGTGACTTTATGGAAGCTTTTATAATTGTATAATGGTAGAAGTCTGATAGAAAAATTGGTGACCAAGAGAGAATTAAAAGCCACTCTTGGGAAACCATTTTGCAGTTAATAGTCTTTATGCCTTGGTTGATTTGGTCCAGTACAATGACTCAGTTTGTTTTTACTTGTTTTAACTATTTGCTTAGAATGAAGCTGAAAGCCTAGGTCCAGGTTCTGGtactaacattttcttttaagccCCTCAAATAAGTATTGAATGCTTAGTTGTTTTTAACATTAACCTGTGTTGGAATATGTAACATACCTGGTGTATGTTAAGAGtgtattttggtttttaa
Above is a genomic segment from Kogia breviceps isolate mKogBre1 chromosome 18, mKogBre1 haplotype 1, whole genome shotgun sequence containing:
- the CMTR2 gene encoding cap-specific mRNA (nucleoside-2'-O-)-methyltransferase 2, whose product is MSKCRKLPLGSSPETFSPDVLADIFELFAKNFSYGKPLNNEWQLPDSSEIFTCDHTEFNVFLDLKNSLNEVKNLLSDKKLDEWHEHTAFTNKAGKIISHVRKSVNAELCTQAWCKFHEILCSFPLIPQEAFQNGKLNSLHLCEAPGAFIASLNHYLKSHRFPCDWSWVANTLNPYHEANDNLTMIMDDRLIANTLHCWYFGPDNTGDIMTLKYLTGLQNFISSVATVHLITADGSFDCQGNPGEQEALVSSLHYCEAVTALMTLGSGGSFVLKMFTLFEHCSINLMYLLNCSFDKVHVFKPATSKAGNSEVYVVCLCYKGREAIYPLLSKMVLNFGPEMTRKALFPHHMIPESFLKRHEECCVFFHKYQLETISENIRLFECMGKGEQAKLNSLRDYAVQYFMKKFQLKPLSRNNWLVKKSNIGCSTNTKWFGQRNRYFKTYNERKMLETLSWKDKVAKGYFNSWAEEHAAYHPGQSARLEGTASSLECHLWQILQGKKLPRVNCSPFCDCEILKALNEAIEKSLGGALNLDSKFRPKQQYCCSCHVFSEELVFSELFSLTKCLQDEQDVEPSNQVKCLLVGFPALQHVKIHIPLKVQLLESAELMTFSCSLLHDGDPAYQQLFLDCLLHSLQQLHTGDIMILPVLSCFTRFMAGLIFILHSCFRFITFSCPTSSEPLKTCAVLLCVGYQDLPNPVLQYLQNVNELLSALVNSDAPQQVLQFVPMEVLLKGTLLYFLCDLNATIAKRHLHLIIQGEREEISSSLQL